One part of the Rutidosis leptorrhynchoides isolate AG116_Rl617_1_P2 chromosome 1, CSIRO_AGI_Rlap_v1, whole genome shotgun sequence genome encodes these proteins:
- the LOC139843211 gene encoding uncharacterized protein codes for MHNGHFVPYKNPVGTTPYRMIYGKACHSPIESEYRALWALKTCKFYPSKTGRHRKMQMKEFAELRDQAYETSYIYKERTKLLHDAKLTPSKFAPGDKVLIFNSLFKRFSGKFKSRWSGSFTVIHVFPHGGVELEGPTGNFKVNGHRLKFYLEDHTREEDPLSLDPP; via the coding sequence atgcaCAATGGGCATTTCGTACCCTACAAAAACCCAGTTGGCACTACACCGTACCGAATGATCTATGGTAAAGCATGTCACTCTCCGATAGAATCAGAGTACAGAGCTCTCTGGGCATTAAAGACATGTAAATTCTATCCTTCAAAGACTGGTAGACATCGCAAGATGCAGATGAAAGAATTcgccgaattaagagaccaagcgtacGAGACTTCttatatctacaaggaacgaaccaAGCTCTTACACGATGCAAAACTCACACCATCAAAGTTTGCTCCTGGTGATAAAGTTCTAATTTTCAATTCACTGTTTAAAAGATTTTCTGGTAAGTTTAAATCAAGATGGAGTGGGTCGTTTACAGTGATACATGTCTTTCCACATGGAGGCgtagaattagaaggacctacCGGGAACTTCAAAGTTAACGGACACCGACTGAAATTCTATTTAGAAGACCACACCAGGGAAGAAGATCCTCTTTCCCTTGACCCACCTTGA